In Penicillium oxalicum strain HP7-1 chromosome I, whole genome shotgun sequence, a single window of DNA contains:
- a CDS encoding Mitochondrial import inner membrane translocase subunit tim17 has translation MDHSRDPCPWVALSDFGGAFCMGAIGGAVWHGVKGFRNSPYGERRIGALTAIKARAPVLGGNFGVWGGMFSTFDCAIKGIRKTEDPWNSIIAGFFTGGALAVRGGVKAARNSAIMCAVFLGVIEGVGIGFQRMMADNTKLELPPPPPSEQKALA, from the exons ATGGATCACTCGAGAGATCCCTGCCCCTGGGTCGCCCTGAGCGACTTTGGTGGTGCTTTCTGTATGGGTGCCATTGGTGGTGCCGTCTGGCACGGTGTCAAGGGCTTCCGCAACAGCCCCTATGGCGAGCGTCGGATAGGTGCCCTGACTGCCATCAAGGCTCGCGCTCCTGTGCTCGGTGGTAACTTTGGTGTTTGGGGTGGCATG TTCTCTACATTTGATTGCGCCATCAAGGGCATTCGCAAGACCGAAGATCCCTGGAACAGCA TTATTGCTGGTTTCTTCACTGGTGGTGCTTTGGCCGTGCGCGGTGGTGTCAAGGCTGCCCGTAACTCTGCCATCATGTGCGCCGTCTTCCTGGGTGTCATCGAGGGTGTTGGTATTGGTTTCCAGCGTATGATGGCTGATAACACCAAGCTCGAG ctccctcctc
- a CDS encoding putative 4-hydroxyphenylpyruvate dioxygenase 1, with protein sequence MAPSAISPPPSTTGDDSIASYRGYDHVQWYVGNAKQAASYYITRMGFKRIAYRGLETGTRHLCSHVVRNGDITFILTSPLRSLDQIDRFSFEEQAQLREIHDHLEQHGDGVKDVAFEVDDVNAVYYAAIKNGAKSVSKPRVLEDEHGHVKVATIQTYGQTTHTLIERGHYHGAFMPGYRLEQNAEDPVEKFLPSVKLERIDHCVGNQDWDEMDKVCEYYEKALGFHRFWSVDDSQICTEFSALKSIVMASPNEIVKMPINEPAKGKKQSQIEEYVDFYNGAGVQHIALHTDDIIRDITNLKARGVEFIKVPETYYIDMQARLKESGLVLKEDFETIRSLDILIDFDEGGYLLQLFTKHLMDRPTVFIEIIQRHNFSGFGAGNFKSLFEAIEREQALRGNLV encoded by the exons ATGGCTCCCTCCGCaatctctccccctccatcaacCACCGGTGACGACTCTATCGCCAGCTATCGTGGTTATGACCACGTTCAGTGGTATGTTGGCAATGCCAAGCAAGCTGCCAGCTATTATATCACTCGCATGGGCTTCAAGCGCATCGCCTACCGTGGTCTCGAGACTGGCACCCGTCATCTTTGCTCGCACGTCGTTCGCAACGGCGATATCACCTTCATCCTCACCTCGCCTCTCCGATCCCTCGACCAGATTGACCGTTTCTCCTTCGAGGAGCAAGCTCAGCTGCGCGAGATCCATGATCACCTCGAGCAGCATGGCGACGGCGTAAAGGACGTTGCGTTTGAGGTTGACGATGTCAACGCTGTCTACTACGCTGCTATCAAGAATGGCGCCAAGTCTGTCTCCAAGCCTCGTGTGCTCGAGGACGAACACGGTCACGTCAAGGTTGCCACCATTCAGACATATGGCCAGACAACACACACGTTGATTGAACGTGGCCACTATCACGGTGCTTTCATGCCTGGATATCGTCTTGAGCAGAATGCCGAGGACCCCGTGGAGAAGTTCTTGCCTAGTGTCAAGCTTGAACGGATCGATCACTGTGTAGGTAACCAAGACTGGGACGAGATGGACAAGGTCTGTGAATA CTACGAGAAAGCTCTTGGTTTCCACCGTTTCTGGTCCGTCGATGACAGCCAGATCTGCAC TGAATTCTCCGCTCTCAAGAGTATCGTCATGGCCTCACCAAATGAGATTGTCAAGATGCCCATCAACGAGCCTGCCAAGGGTAAAAAGCAATCCCAAATCGAGGAGTACGTCGACTTTTACAACGGTGCCGGTGTGCAACATATCGCCCTCCACACCGACGACATCATCCGGGATATCACCAACCTCAAAGCTCGAGGTGTCGAGTTCATCAAGGTGCCCGAGACATATTACATTGATATGCAAGCCCGTCTCAAGGAATCCGGTCTCGTCCTCAAGGAGGACTTTGAGACGATTCGAAGCTTGGATATCTTGATTGACTTCGACGAGGGTGGCTACCTTCTTCAACTGTTCACCAAG CACCTCATGGATCGTCCTACTGTCTTCATTGAAATCATCCAGCGACACAACTTTTCCGGCTTCGGTGCTGGTAACTTCAAATCGCTCTTCGAGGCAATTGAGCGGGAGCAGGCCCTTCGTGGAAATCTGGTTTAA
- a CDS encoding Fumarylacetoacetase: protein MASWFPIPKNSPFSLANIPFGIISSQSASRVPAIAIGDHALNLSLFASSGGFSQLSAIQKHLNVFNEPTLNAFAALGRPVHRQVREYLQNVFRVETQYPQVLKDNAELQKSALVPLSQVTNHLPMQIGDYTDFYAGLNHAYNVGVLFRGPDNALQPNYKHLPWLTMVVLPLWFPLELICTVPTRLDIELELACFISKPNDLGKPVSVEEAEDHIFGLVLMNDWSARDIQAWEYVPLGPFNAKNFGTSITPWVVMLDALEPFRTQGLEPENRESLLPYLREKRAENVYDIPLEVEITNKGGQPSIISNTSSRNLLYSFPQMVAHHTITGCNLRTGDLLGSGTISGKEPHTQGSLLEQTNGKKPLKLADGTERMFLEDGDTVVLRGMAGTEGNFVGFGDCVGTILPALSL, encoded by the exons ATGGCTTCCTGGTTCCCCATCCCAAAGAactcccccttctctttggCCAATATCCCATTTGGCATCATCTCTTCACAGTCCGCTTCGCGCGTCCCGGCTATTGCCATTGGTGACCATGCTTTGAATCTGAGCCTCTTTGCGTCGTCTGGAGGTTTCTCGCAGCTGTCCGCGATTCAAAAACACTTGAACGTCTTCAATGAGCCCACGCTCAACGCATTCGCGGCCCTGGGCCGTCCAGTGCATCGCCAAGTACGGGAATATTTGCAAAACGTCTTCCGTGTCGAGACCCAATATCCTCAAGTGCTCAAGGATAATGCCGAGCTGCAAAAGTCCGCACTCGTGCCGTTGTCCCAGGTCACCAACCACCTTCCCATGCAGATTGGCGATTACACAGATTTCTACGCTGGGTTAAATCACGCCTATAACGTGGGCGTGCTTTTCCGAGGCCCGGATAATGCTCTGCAGCCCAACTACAAGCACCTCCCGTGGCTTACCATGGTCGTGCTTCCTCTGTGGTTCCCTCTGGAACTGATTTGCACCGTCCCAACG AGGCTGGATATTGAACTGGAATTGGCTTGCTTCATCAGCAAGCCCAATGATCTGGGCAAGCCTGTCTCGGTtgaagaggcggaagatcACATCTTCGGTCTTGTTTTGATGAATGACTGGTCTGCTCGTGACATTCAAGCTTGGGAGTACGTGCCTCTGGGTCCGTTCAACGCCAAGAACTTTGGCACCTCGATCACCCCTTGGGTAGTCATGCTCGATGCTCTCGAGCCTTTCCGTACCCAAGGCTTGGAGCCAGAGAACCGCGAGTCTCTGCTTCCTTACCTCCGTGAGAAGCGCGCCGAGAACGTCTACGACATCCCGCTCGAGGTGGAAATCACCAACAAGGGTGGCCAACCCAGTATCATATCCAACACCAGCTCTCGTAACTTGCTTTACTCTTTCCCGCAGATGGTCGCACATCACACAATCACGGGTTGTAACCTGAGGACCGGCGACTTGCTCGGCTCAGGAACCATTTCCGGCAAAGAGCCCCACACCCAGGGCAGTCTGCTGGAGCAGACTAATGGTAAGAAGCCGCTCAAGCTAGCGGATGGGACAGAGCGAATGTTCCTTGAAGACGGCGATACCGTGGTCTTGCGTGGTATGGCGGGCACGGAAGGCAACTTTGTCGGCTTTGGTGACTGCGTTGGTACCATTCTTCCCGCTCTGTCTCTCTAG
- a CDS encoding Maleylacetoacetate isomerase, whose product MSDTQVTLYTYFRSSCSARLRIALYLKEIPFKPIFVNLLRDEQSTPSHRSINPSGTVPALVVQRPGPEQHPVILTQSLAALEYLDETFPDQGPKLLPSDPETRALVRTLAQIIGCDVQPVTNLRILKRVAPFGADRTVWSKDLIEDGFRAYEALVSSSAGKFSVGDQITMADLCLIPAVWGAERVGMDMSTFPVIQKIAKNLEMEEAVQKGHWQTQPDTPEDLRAK is encoded by the coding sequence ATGTCGGACACTCAAGTCACGCTCTATACATACTTTCGTTCCTCCTGCTCCGCCCGTCTACGCATTGCCCTGTATCTGAAGGAGATCCCCTTCAAGCCTATATTCGTCAATCTTCTCCGCGACGAGCAATCAACCCCTTCTCATCGCTCTATCAACCCGTCCGGCACTGTTCCAGCCCTCGTTGTCCAACGCCCAGGCCCTGAGCAGCACCCAGTCATACTCACCCAATCCCTCGCAGCGCTTGAATACCTGGATGAGACATTCCCCGATCAAGGACCCAAGCTCCTCCCGTCGGATCCAGAAACCCGTGCTCTCGTCCGGACTCTGGCTCAAATCATCGGTTGTGATGTCCAACCCGTCACGAACCTTCGAATCCTCAAGCGCGTAGCTCCTTTTGGTGCAGACCGAACTGTCTGGTCCAAGGACCTGATTGAAGATGGATTCCGTGCGTACGAAGCGCTCGTGTCCAGCTCGGCGGGGAAGTTTAGCGTGGGAGACCAGATCACCATGGCGGATCTTTGTCTGATTCCCGCTGTCTGGGGTGCGGAGAGAGTGGGTATGGATATGAGTACTTTCCCCGTGATTCAAAAGATTGCAAAGAatctggagatggaggaagcTGTGCAGAAAGGGCATTGGCAGACACAGCCGGATACGCCTGAAGATCTGCGGGCCAAGTAG
- a CDS encoding Homogentisate 1,2-dioxygenase produces MPVTEFSHPDPYTYQVGFDSYHESEAVKGALPVAQNSPQKAPYGLYAEKLSGTAFTAPRHENKQTWVYRIIPRGAWQLRAEDADSYHTRLTTETQRLHHIPNQLRWDPFDFDETVDWVHGLHLIAGSGDPTLKQGLGILLYAAGKDMGKEAFYSADGDFLIVAQHGVLDIQTELGRMIVRPNEIAVIPRGIRYRVTLPAGPVRGYICELYQGHYQLPELGPIGSNGLANARDFQAPVAFFEDEEEPTEYKLYSKFNNTLFAARQDHSPFDIVAWHGNYYPYKYDLGRFNTIGTVSHDHPDPSIFTVLTGPSDHVGTAIADFVIFPPRWLVAENTFRPPWYHRNTMSEFMGLICGGYDAKTGGGFQPGGASLHNVMSAHGPDSDAFEGASNAELKPNKVGENSMAFMFESSLMVGVSEWGLKTCHKVQEQYNQHSWEPLKRHFKNPNKAS; encoded by the exons ATGCCTGTGACGGAATTCTCGCATCCAGATCCATACACCTACCAGGTCGGATTCGACTCCTATCATGA ATCCGAAGCTGTCAAGGGAGCTCTCCCAGTAGCCCAAAATTCACCCCAAAAGGCTCCTTATGGCTTGTACGCTGAAAAGCTGTCTGGAACAGCCTTCACCGCACCACGACACGAGAACAAACAGACTTGGGTTTATCGAATCATTCCCCGCGGCGCATGGCAACTTCGCGCGGAAGATGCCGACTCTTATCACACGCGCCTGACCACTGAGACGCAAAGACTACACCACATTCCCAACCAACTACGATGGGATccctttgactttgacgaaaCGGTGGACTGGGTCCACGGCTTGCATCTCATTGCAGGCTCGGGTGATCCTACCTTGAAGCAAGGATTGGGAATTCTCCTCTACGCGGCTGGAAAGGACATGGGCAAAGAAGCTTTCTACTCCGCAGACGGAGATTTCTTGATCGTCGCCCAGCACGGTGTGCTGGATATTCAAACGGAACTAGGACGCATGATCGTTCGTCCCAATGAGATTGCTGTCATTCCTCGTGGTATCCG TTACCGTGTCACGCTGCCCGCTGGTCCTGTACGAGGCTACATCTGCGAGCTTTACCAAGGCCACTACCAGCTCCCCGAGCTGGGTCCTATCGGATCCAATGGTCTGGCTAATGCTCGTGACTTCCAGGCCCCTGTGGCGTTctttgaagatgaggaagagccCACGGAATACAAACTGTACAGCAAATTCAACAATACTCTCTTTGCAGCACGTCAGGACCACTCCCCTTTTGACATCGTCGCTTGGCATGGCAACTACTACCCTTACAAGTACGACCTGGGGCGATTCAACACCATTGGAACAGTATCGCACGATCATCCCGATCCCTCAATTTTTACCGTTCTCACTGGCCCGTCCGACCATGTGGGCACTGCTATCGCTGACTTTGTCATCTTCCCTCCCCGTTGGCTCGTGGCCGAAAACACCTTCCGCCCACCATGGTACCACCGCAACACCATGTCTGAATTCATGGGTTTGATTTGTGGCGGCTATGATGCAAAGACCGGAGGCGGCTTCCAGCCTGGGGGTGCCAGTCTTCATAATGTGATGAGTGCCCATGGCCCCGACTCGGATGCATTTGAGGGCGCCAGTAATGCCGAGCTCAAGCCAAACAAGGTTGGGGAGAACAGCATGGCGTTCATGTTTGAAAG TTCCCTCATGGTTGGAGTCTCAGAATGGGGATTAAAGACGTGTCACAAGGTTCAAGAACAGTACAACCAGCACAGCTGGGAACCTCTGAAGCGTCATTTCAAGAATCCCAACAAGGCTTCTTGA